The following coding sequences are from one Chloroflexota bacterium window:
- a CDS encoding xanthine dehydrogenase family protein subunit M, whose protein sequence is MREFDFHPATSTAEALDLLGRYGDDAHFMAGGTSLMLMMQQGLVQPGHVVGLRNIRELRGVRSVPGGGLEIGATTTHREVERAKETSAYCPTLAENFSRIATVRIRNQATIGGNLVHADPAQDPPPMLLALDAEAVVASKSGERAIPIDGFFEDFFQTAVREGELLTAVRFPRLPDGVLTTYVKFLPRTEDDYATVSVAAALKLGTDGRCEHVRVALGSAGPTPIRAHQVEDALSGKQITPQAIDDAAELVREEVDPIDDVRGSARYKREMARVWTSRALRGLLERSNGRQGG, encoded by the coding sequence CCATCCAGCGACCTCAACCGCGGAGGCGCTCGACCTGCTGGGGCGCTACGGAGATGACGCCCACTTCATGGCCGGTGGTACCTCGCTCATGCTCATGATGCAGCAGGGGCTGGTGCAGCCGGGACACGTCGTCGGTTTGCGCAACATCCGCGAGCTGCGCGGCGTGCGTTCCGTCCCGGGCGGCGGGCTCGAGATCGGGGCCACCACGACCCATCGTGAGGTGGAGCGCGCCAAGGAAACGTCGGCGTATTGCCCCACCCTGGCCGAGAACTTCTCGCGGATCGCCACGGTGCGAATCCGCAACCAGGCGACGATCGGCGGCAATCTGGTCCACGCCGACCCGGCGCAGGACCCGCCCCCGATGCTGTTGGCCCTCGACGCCGAGGCCGTGGTCGCGAGCAAGAGCGGGGAGCGTGCCATCCCCATAGACGGCTTCTTCGAGGACTTCTTCCAGACGGCTGTGCGGGAGGGCGAGCTGCTGACGGCCGTCCGCTTCCCGCGCCTGCCAGACGGCGTCCTCACGACCTACGTCAAGTTCCTGCCGCGAACCGAGGACGACTATGCCACGGTCTCCGTCGCGGCGGCGCTGAAGCTCGGCACCGATGGGCGGTGCGAGCACGTTCGCGTGGCCCTCGGCTCGGCTGGCCCCACACCGATCCGGGCCCACCAGGTGGAAGACGCCCTCAGCGGCAAACAGATCACGCCGCAGGCAATCGACGACGCGGCCGAGCTGGTCCGCGAGGAGGTGGACCCCATCGACGACGTTCGAGGCTCGGCGCGCTACAAGCGCGAGATGGCGCGCGTTTGGACCTCGCGCGCCCTGCGCGGCCTCCTCGAGCGAAGTAACGGCCGACAGGGAGGTTGA
- a CDS encoding CopG family transcriptional regulator encodes MTRRATQIYLSEAEYAALQRAADRSGSSMAAIVRGLVEQYLISEESPPTDLTDLIGAVSTREPTDVATQKDQMLYEEILGDIRGHERPLRVAES; translated from the coding sequence ATGACAAGGCGTGCCACGCAGATCTACTTGAGCGAGGCCGAGTACGCCGCGCTGCAACGCGCGGCCGACCGGTCGGGCTCCTCCATGGCGGCCATCGTGCGCGGGCTGGTGGAACAGTACCTCATCTCCGAGGAAAGCCCTCCCACGGACCTGACCGATCTCATCGGCGCCGTGAGCACCCGCGAGCCGACGGACGTCGCGACACAGAAGGACCAGATGCTCTACGAGGAGATCCTTGGCGACATTCGCGGACACGAGCGCCCTCTTCGCGTTGCTGAATCGTAG
- a CDS encoding PIN domain-containing protein, with protein sequence MATFADTSALFALLNRSDRHHPEAARAAQQVRDQREPLWTIDAVAVELWRLLRAAAGRQAADRLLQGLAAGGLAVEPVAREDYARAWQLGQDWPDQDFALTDRLCFAAMERVRAFRAWSYDADFAVIRLGPTRSRALDLLY encoded by the coding sequence TTGGCGACATTCGCGGACACGAGCGCCCTCTTCGCGTTGCTGAATCGTAGCGACCGGCATCACCCGGAGGCCGCGCGCGCGGCGCAGCAGGTGCGCGACCAGCGGGAGCCGCTATGGACGATCGACGCGGTGGCCGTGGAGCTGTGGCGGCTGCTCCGCGCCGCGGCCGGTCGTCAGGCGGCCGATCGCTTGCTCCAGGGGCTCGCGGCCGGCGGACTGGCCGTCGAGCCTGTCGCCCGCGAGGACTACGCCCGAGCGTGGCAGCTCGGACAGGACTGGCCTGACCAGGACTTCGCCCTCACCGATCGCCTGTGCTTCGCCGCGATGGAGCGCGTTCGCGCCTTTCGCGCGTGGTCCTACGACGCCGATTTCGCCGTCATCCGTCTCGGCCCAACCCGGAGCCGCGCTCTGGACCTGCTCTATTAA
- a CDS encoding SRPBCC family protein: MKFEHKATIPAPIDQVWAFLMDVPKVATCAPGVDSVEPLGDDRYRGTIKVAVGPIKLALQGDVSITEKDDAAKKASMRADAADKRAGGAVKAVMSMALTQTPGNPNSTELLMETDAQVMGRIGEFGQPIIRKKAEQTMNEFAKNLQQAIAAGR; the protein is encoded by the coding sequence ATGAAGTTCGAGCACAAGGCGACGATTCCCGCGCCCATCGATCAGGTCTGGGCGTTCCTCATGGACGTGCCCAAGGTGGCCACCTGCGCCCCGGGCGTTGACTCTGTCGAGCCCCTCGGCGACGATCGCTATCGGGGAACGATCAAGGTCGCCGTCGGTCCCATCAAGCTGGCGTTGCAGGGGGACGTGTCGATCACGGAGAAGGACGACGCGGCGAAGAAGGCGTCCATGCGAGCCGACGCGGCCGATAAGCGCGCGGGCGGCGCCGTGAAGGCGGTGATGAGCATGGCCCTCACGCAGACGCCCGGCAATCCCAACAGCACCGAGCTGTTGATGGAGACCGATGCCCAGGTCATGGGTCGCATCGGCGAGTTCGGCCAGCCGATCATTCGAAAGAAAGCCGAGCAGACGATGAACGAGTTCGCCAAGAATCTCCAGCAGGCGATCGCGGCCGGCCGATAG
- a CDS encoding cupin domain-containing protein — translation MAQTQTSPGERMRRITVDYERPYELWLETLPIPIHTGYYVEDVRTVEVAWWEERGCNAAILKLAGQEGITEARVTEIPPGKSLRPLKFALDEIVYVADGRGLTTVTPPDGGAPRTFEWQTHSLFMLPRNCTHQLSNAQGNRPARLLHYNHLPIAMTLAPDPEFFFDNPYGRSDSLAAAGADFYSEAKISMPVEGKNAPGLSQGMAYWLGNFFPDMQAWDSLVPFRGRGAGGHVVWIRYPGSTITNHMSVFPAQTYKKAHRHGPGVVIIIPGGEGYSVMWEEGKDKVFIPWHEGSVFVPPNRWFHQHFNVGGAAGRYLAFHAPRGVMQSERIEDRARDQIEYPDEDPWIRQTFESELRKRGLVSLMPEKAYQDRAYEWDYQS, via the coding sequence ATGGCGCAGACACAGACTTCACCCGGCGAGCGGATGCGACGGATCACGGTCGATTATGAGCGCCCGTACGAACTCTGGCTGGAGACGCTCCCGATCCCGATCCACACCGGGTACTACGTCGAGGACGTGCGCACCGTCGAGGTGGCCTGGTGGGAGGAGCGCGGGTGTAACGCGGCGATCTTGAAGCTGGCGGGCCAGGAGGGCATCACCGAAGCGCGTGTGACCGAGATCCCACCGGGGAAGTCCCTCCGGCCGCTGAAGTTCGCCCTCGACGAGATCGTCTACGTCGCCGATGGCCGCGGCCTCACCACGGTGACGCCGCCCGACGGCGGCGCCCCGCGGACCTTTGAGTGGCAGACGCACAGTCTGTTCATGCTGCCCCGGAACTGCACCCACCAGCTCAGCAACGCCCAGGGGAATCGCCCCGCGCGACTCCTCCACTACAACCATCTCCCCATCGCCATGACGCTGGCTCCCGACCCGGAATTCTTCTTCGATAATCCCTACGGCCGCTCCGATTCGCTGGCCGCGGCAGGCGCCGACTTCTACTCGGAAGCGAAGATTTCGATGCCGGTCGAGGGCAAGAACGCGCCCGGTCTCAGCCAGGGCATGGCCTACTGGCTGGGGAATTTCTTCCCGGATATGCAGGCATGGGACAGCCTGGTTCCATTCCGCGGCCGCGGGGCTGGCGGCCATGTCGTCTGGATCCGCTATCCCGGCTCGACCATCACGAACCACATGTCGGTGTTCCCGGCCCAGACCTACAAGAAGGCGCATCGCCACGGACCCGGCGTCGTCATCATCATCCCGGGCGGCGAAGGCTACTCTGTAATGTGGGAAGAGGGGAAAGACAAGGTCTTCATCCCGTGGCACGAGGGGAGCGTGTTTGTCCCGCCCAACCGCTGGTTCCACCAGCATTTCAACGTCGGTGGTGCGGCCGGGCGCTACCTGGCGTTTCATGCTCCACGCGGCGTGATGCAGAGCGAGCGAATCGAGGACCGGGCCCGGGACCAGATCGAGTACCCGGATGAGGACCCCTGGATCCGTCAGACTTTTGAGAGCGAGCTGAGAAAGCGCGGATTGGTCAGCCTGATGCCCGAGAAGGCCTACCAGGACCGCGCATATGAGTGGGACTACCAAAGCTGA